In Thermoanaerobacter uzonensis DSM 18761, one genomic interval encodes:
- the ehuB gene encoding ectoine/hydroxyectoine ABC transporter substrate-binding protein EhuB, whose translation MYKKILVILMFITLTFTLFLAGCGNTTTGETTLQKAQKTGEIKIGFANEKPYAYKDDNGQLTGEAVEIAKVIFERLGIKKIHGELTEFGSLISGLKAKRFDVITAGMFITPERCQQVAFANPEYSIGEALAVQKGNPKNLHSYEDIAKDSSIKVAVMAGAQEAKILKEVGVKENQIVIVNDQPSAIAELESGRVDAVTMTGPSLQAMLDSAKSDKIERVMDFKDPVINGKVLRNYGAAAFRKEDTDFVKAYNEELEKMKQSGELLKILKKFGFTENELPGDVKAKDICK comes from the coding sequence ATGTACAAAAAAATTTTGGTTATTTTAATGTTTATAACTCTGACCTTCACACTATTTTTAGCCGGGTGTGGAAACACAACGACAGGAGAAACGACTTTACAAAAAGCTCAAAAAACGGGAGAAATAAAAATTGGATTCGCAAATGAAAAACCTTACGCCTATAAAGATGACAACGGACAACTAACAGGAGAAGCAGTAGAAATAGCAAAAGTAATCTTTGAAAGGCTCGGCATAAAAAAGATACACGGCGAATTAACAGAATTTGGTTCTTTGATTTCTGGCCTTAAAGCGAAGCGCTTTGATGTAATAACAGCAGGAATGTTTATAACCCCTGAAAGATGCCAGCAGGTTGCCTTTGCAAACCCAGAATATTCAATCGGAGAAGCATTAGCTGTTCAAAAAGGAAACCCCAAAAATTTACACAGTTATGAGGACATAGCCAAAGACTCGAGTATAAAAGTCGCTGTTATGGCTGGTGCACAGGAAGCCAAAATCTTAAAAGAAGTGGGAGTAAAAGAAAACCAAATTGTGATTGTCAATGACCAGCCATCAGCCATCGCAGAGTTAGAATCTGGAAGAGTAGACGCAGTTACAATGACTGGACCTTCACTACAGGCCATGTTGGACTCAGCTAAAAGTGACAAAATAGAAAGAGTAATGGACTTCAAAGACCCAGTAATCAACGGAAAAGTCTTGAGAAACTATGGAGCAGCTGCCTTCAGAAAAGAAGATACAGATTTTGTCAAAGCTTACAATGAAGAATTGGAAAAGATGAAACAGTCAGGAGAATTATTAAAAATCCTTAAAAAATTTGGATTCACAGAAAACGAACTGCCTGGCGACGTAAAAGCCAAAGACATATGCAAATAA
- the ehuC gene encoding ectoine/hydroxyectoine ABC transporter permease subunit EhuC produces the protein MIKIDKILNILLRLVDASKVTISLTIVAALLASVIAFVSGILLLNRHKIIRFLVRTYVEIFRGTSLLVQLYWIYFVLPFFGIELPKFTAGVVAIALNYGAYSAEIVRAGFLSVPKEQIEAAKALNFTSSQRMRYIIFPQAIRIMLPGLGNQMIELIKGTALVSLIGLEDLTYSGVIMRTNDIADTFIIFILILLIYYAISTIFASGFKLLEKRANVGRA, from the coding sequence GTGATTAAAATAGACAAGATATTAAACATCTTGCTAAGATTAGTAGATGCCTCAAAAGTTACAATTTCTTTAACAATTGTTGCAGCTTTACTAGCCTCTGTGATTGCTTTTGTTTCAGGAATTTTATTGCTAAATAGGCATAAAATAATTCGATTTCTTGTACGCACTTACGTTGAAATATTTAGAGGAACTTCATTGCTTGTTCAACTTTACTGGATATATTTCGTTCTCCCTTTTTTCGGTATAGAGTTACCTAAATTCACAGCTGGAGTCGTAGCAATAGCCTTAAACTACGGAGCTTATTCGGCAGAAATAGTAAGAGCGGGTTTTTTATCAGTACCCAAAGAACAAATAGAAGCTGCAAAAGCTTTAAATTTTACGTCTTCACAAAGGATGAGATATATCATATTCCCCCAGGCCATCAGAATAATGCTACCTGGATTAGGAAACCAAATGATAGAACTCATAAAGGGTACAGCCTTAGTATCTTTAATAGGCCTAGAAGACTTAACTTACTCAGGAGTGATAATGAGAACAAATGACATAGCAGATACCTTTATAATATTCATCTTAATACTGCTAATCTACTATGCAATATCTACAATATTTGCATCAGGGTTTAAGCTATTGGAAAAACGCGCCAATGTAGGGAGGGCATAA
- the ehuD gene encoding ectoine/hydroxyectoine ABC transporter permease subunit EhuD, whose product MWSWSFTFKVLPKLLSAAKITFIATILGFLLASILGLVWTLLKRAKIRWISSSATAIVEFIRRTPLLIQLFFLYYTLPSFNIRLPALTVGIIGLGLHYSTYLSEVYRAGIEAVEKEQWEAAKSLNFTPYQTWTLVILPQAIPPIIPMMGNYLITLFKETPLLAAISVVELLQQAKIIGSEYFQYLEVFTLVGIIFFIFSYPSSLLVQYLEIKFKSPAEKRM is encoded by the coding sequence ATGTGGAGTTGGTCATTTACATTTAAAGTCTTGCCAAAACTTTTATCGGCTGCAAAAATCACTTTTATTGCAACAATCTTGGGGTTTTTATTGGCCTCAATTTTAGGGCTTGTCTGGACACTTTTAAAAAGAGCAAAAATTCGATGGATATCCTCCAGTGCCACAGCCATAGTAGAATTTATACGCCGTACTCCTTTATTAATCCAGTTATTCTTCCTGTACTACACATTGCCAAGTTTTAATATAAGATTACCCGCTCTTACAGTTGGAATAATCGGATTAGGACTTCATTACAGCACTTACCTGTCAGAGGTCTACAGAGCCGGAATTGAAGCAGTTGAAAAAGAACAATGGGAGGCAGCAAAGTCATTAAATTTTACTCCTTATCAAACTTGGACATTGGTCATATTGCCTCAAGCTATCCCACCAATTATACCAATGATGGGGAACTATTTAATAACACTTTTTAAAGAAACACCTTTACTTGCCGCCATTTCTGTTGTTGAACTTTTGCAGCAGGCAAAAATAATAGGTTCAGAGTATTTCCAATATCTAGAAGTATTTACTTTAGTAGGGATAATATTTTTCATCTTTAGCTATCCTTCCTCTTTGCTCGTACAGTATCTAGAAATAAAATTTAAAAGTCCTGCAGAAAAAAGAATGTAA